Within the Candidatus Zixiibacteriota bacterium genome, the region TCTTCGTACGTTCGTACACTCTCCCTCTCACGCTTGCCTGGGATGCATTCCACAGCAAAAACGGCGCCCCAGACATTCAGTCATTGCGCAGTCTCATTCAGGGTCACAGGCCAAATATCGGTTTCAATCCGGAGATAGGATGTATCATACTCAACGAACCGTTCTTTTTCCCTCGCGACCTTTGGATCAAAATTCCTGCCAGTTGGAAATCGAATATTGTGAGTGGCAAGAAGTATAACACGACCGAAACCGATGGCCGCGAGCTCTGGAAGCAGGTCGAGGAAAAGATAATTCAGTTGCGCATTGAGCAGCCCGGCATTGGACAGACCAGCCTCGCGCTTCCGGAAACGCCGGCGTATGGTCAGGAATATCTCACAAGGGCACGTCTCGGGCAGGGCGCATTTCGGATATTGGTGACTGATGCGTACCATCGCAGATGCTCCATAACGGGCGAAAGAACGCTACCCGTTCTGCAGGCCTCACACATCAAACCGCTCTCACAAGAGGGGCCGAATCGCACTGACAATGGTCTTCTGCTGCGATCAGACCTTCATATCCTTTTTGACAAGGGATATATGACTGTTACGCCGGATTATCGCGTGGAAGTCAGTCGTCGCATCAGAGAAGAATTCAATAACGGGAAGCTGTATTATCCTCTTCATGGTAACTTTATACAGAATCTTCCCGATGATCCCGGTGACCATCCCGACAAGGAATTCCTTCGGTGGCATAATGAAGAGGTTTATGTGGGGTAGATTGGTGTCGAAACCTTCGTCTGGCGACGAACCCTGTCGGGCAGGGGATTTCGACCTACAAGATTAATCCCATCGCAAGCGGAAGATTAATTCCGCCGCAAGCGGGTGGGGTGCCGAAGAAGGAAGATTACTCTGACAAGCCGGGGTTGGATTGGATGTCGAGTTTGGCCTGGTCGTAATCGTCGGGGCGGCCAATGTCCATCCAGTAACCATCAAAAGGATATGTCGCGATCCGCTGCTTCTGGTCAAGCAACTTCAACATCAAATGATCAAACCCGAACGGCTCACCATCGGGGACAAACTTCAAAACCTCGCGCGAAAAAACATACACCCCCATCGACACCGTGAAATCATAAACCGGCTTCTCCTCAAAAGCGGTCACCATCCGGTCAGGCCCCGCCTTGATAACACCATAGTCGATTTTGTTCAACCGCCGATGCGTGGCAACAGTCAACACCGCGCCGTTCTTGAGATGATAATCGTAGAGCGTCTTGAAATCCAGATCCGTGAGAATATCGCCGTTAGCCACGATAAAATTATCATCGAGCCTCTTGATCAGTTTCAGCGGCGCGACAGTCGAAAGCGGCTGGTCTTCGAGCGAGTAGGTTATGTTCAGCCCCAACCGTTTGCCATCATCGAGCACCGCCGCGATCAGATGCGCCAGATGGTTGACCGATATGACAACATCGGTAACACCGTGCTTTTTCATCCGTCCCAGAAGAATCTCTATAATCGGTTTGCCGCCCAGCGGGACGAGCGGTTTGGGAATCTCGGTTGTGTAGGGTTGAAGGCGGGTGCCTTTTCCTCCGGCGAGTATGACAGCTTGCATCGCGGTACTGGCGCTCCTCAAAGGTTTCGGTAAGCGGGGCTATCGGGATTATCAATCAAACCGGATTTGATGGCGAACACAAGCTCTTTGATACCATCGGGGACGGTTTTTGTCGTCTCGAAGGCGAGGTCGGTTTTGATCCGCTCGAAATTCACGCGGTAATCGCGCGGGTCCTCATCTCGGTGAACATAGCTGACGAGGTCTTTGGCGTCGGGAAGCTCTTTGAGGATCATTTTAGCCAGCGTCTTTTTCTGATAGTTCTCCGATGTACTACCCACGTTGAACGCTTTCTTGGATACTTTGTCGGAGGCAGCATCGAGAGCGGCGATGACAGCGCGCGCGAGATCGATAGTGTGGCAATAGGGACGCCAGAATTTTTCGCCATAGATTTCGAGCTTCTTGCCGAGGGCGAGGTCGCGGGTGAATTCGTTGACAGTGAGGTCGAAGCGCGGACGGGGCGACAAACCATAGGCCGTGGCGAACCTGAGAATGACCGGCGTGAAGCCTTTCTGGATGAGCTTCATCAGGTACTGTTCGAAACCGACCTTGAGTTCGGCGTAGAGTGAGACCGGGCGAAGCGGACTGGATTCATCGACAAACCCATCGGGGTCATCCATCTTGCCATAATTGCTGCATGTCGAGGCGAAGACAAACCTCTCGACACCTTCTTTGATAGCGAGGCGGGCGAGAAGTTCGGATCCGTCTTTGTTGGTCCTTTCGGCTTCTTCGGGGAATTTCGCGCAGGCCGGGTCGCCGACAACGGCGGCCAGGTGCACGACAGCATCGATATGTTCCAGGGCGGGCTTGAGGTCATCTTGCCGGCAGATGTCGCCGGTGATGAACTCGAATTTGGGGTGGGGCAAATAGGGAATCAGGGAGGCGCCGCCGAACTTGAGTTTATCGATCACGCGTACTTTGTAGCCGCGGTTGAGGAGCAGTCCGGTCAGGACCGAGCCGATATAACCGGCTCCGCCGGTGACGAGTATGGATTTATTGGAATCGGTCATTTGCTACTTTCTTTACTGGCCCACCCAGAGAGTGTGGCACCTCTGTCTGAACCCGCAGTCCCGCCGAGGGCGGGATGGGGCACCTCTCTCTGAACCCATAGCAGGCTGTGGGGCACCCGCACCCGAGCGAGAATTACAGCCCAAAGGGTGGGGCACCACTTGTATGTTGTGTCAGGTCTTGATTTCGCGGAGTGGAATTGTGACCTGACACTTCGACTGTCCAAGCCCGCAGTCCCGCCGAGGGCGGGATGGGGCACCCAATCATAGAAGTTCGGACTGTCAGAGGGTAAACATTGAGACATTTTTCGGATTTATCAAGAAATTATTTGTTGATTGCCAGCAAAATGTGTGCTAAATAGCTGAAAAATATTGAATCAAATCGCCCACTGGCGTATATTATATATATGACAACGTTGGAATCGAAGAACCTGCGTAAATACTATCGCAAACGGGCCGTGGTTGACGAGGTTTCCATTGTTGTTAATCCGGGCGAAGTTGTTGGCCTGCTTGGACCTAACGGGGCCGGCAAGACTACCACTTTTTACATGATTATCGGTTTTATCCGCCCCGATGGCGGCGATGTATTTCTTGGTGACCGCAATTTGAGCCATCTGCCAATGTATCGCCGGGCCACTCTGGGAATTGGTTACCTGGCGCAGGAAGCCTCGGTTTTTCGCAAGATGACGGTGGAAGAGAACATCATGTCGATTCTCCAGTTCCGCAGAATGAAGCGCAAGGAGCGCCGCGAGAGGCTTGAGGAGCTGCTTAATGAACTCGATATCTCCCACCTGCGCAAGAGCAAGGCGTATACCCTTTCGGGCGGGGAGCGTCGACGGGTGGAGATAACGAGGGCGTTGGTGAACGACCCGAAATTCATTCTCCTCGATGAACCGTTTGCGGGGATAGACCCGATCGCGGTGGAGGATATTCAGAAGATTATCGGTCGGTTGGTTGAGCGTGGTTTGGGGGTGCTGATAACCGACCACAATGTGCGCGAGACATTGTCGATCTGCGACCGGGCTTATATCATGTGCGACGGCAAGATACTCAAGGCGGGAACCTCGGAGTTTCTGGCCAATGACGCGGAGGCAAGAAAGATTTATCTGGGGGAAAAATTCAAGCTCAATTAGGTAGCGGCAACTGTTTAATATATGAACGAACTTACTGGTATATATAAACCTACGGCGGCTGTTACCGATACTTGAAAGTAAAGAACGGCAACTTTATTGACCACACGGAAACAGGGACCTTTCGGGAACTAACATGAAATTAGGACTCCAGCTCAGATTAAAGCAAACGCTTGCTCCTCAGCTTATTCAGTCGCTGAAGATGCTTCAGATGCCCATTCTGAAATTGGAGCAGACCATTCGTCACGAGCTGGCGATCAATCCTTTGCTCGAGGAGATCGAAGAGCTCGATCTTGAACAGGAGAAGCCGGAAGAGCAGGAATCCGAGTTCGAGGTTGCCGAAGCCGAGAAAGACAAAGAGAAGGAAGACAAGTTCGAGTGGGAGGAGTTTCTTTTCGATGATGAGGAGGGCTACAAGGTCCGTGAGCAGCGCGAGGAGAGAGACACGCCATTCGAGTCCGCCGGCAACACGGAGCCGAGCCTCTACGCGCACCTTGCCGAACAATTATCACTTCTGAAATTATCCGAAGAAGAGAACCTGATCGGCGAGTATATCATCGGGAATATCTCACCCGAGGGTTATCTCACTATCAGCGTCCCCGAGATGGCGGCCGAGTTGGATCTTGATGCTTCGAAGATCGAAGCGGTGCTGAAGATTATTCAGCGGTTCGATCCGACCGGTGTGGGTGCGCGCGATCTGCGCGAGTCACTCATGCGCCAGCTTGAAGAAAAAGGTCTTGAGGGGAGTCTGGCGTATCGGATTGTCGATGAGCATATTCATGAACTGGATCGCAAATCGATACTTCAGGTCGCCAAGCTGATGAATGTATCGGTGGAGAAGGCGCAGCAGGCGATGAATGTCATCAAGCAGCTTTCTCCGACGCCGACGCACGGGCGGTTCGACAGCGGCGCTATGCCGGTGATACCGGATCTGGTTGTCGAGCGGTATGGTGATGAGTACGTGGTGTTCCACAACGACAGCTACATGCCGAGGCTTCGTATCAACGCCGGCTACAAAGAGCTGATTCGTCGGGGAAACAACTCCAGCAAAGACACCAAGCAGTATATCAAGCAGAAGCTCGAGCAGGCTCGCTGGCTGCTGAACGCCATCAATCAGCGCCGCACCACCATGATCAATGTCATGGAGGCGATTATCGAAGAGCAGAGCGAGTTTTTCGAGCAGGGTCCGGCGTTTCTCAAACCGATGATCATGGAACAGATCGCGCAGAAAGTTAATATGAACGTGGCGACTATCAGCCGCGTTTCGAACGGCAAGTATGTTCAGACGCCGTTTGGTGTCTACGAGATAAAATACTTCTTCAATTCCGGTATATCGATGGCTGATGGTGAGGATATGTCCAAGCGGTCGGTCAAGCAGCGGATCGAGGAGATTATCAAGGCGGAGCCGCCGGATAAGCCGCTGTCGGATCAGGAGATTTACCGGATGCTCAACGGTGAGGGGATTAAGCTCGCGCGCAGGACCGTTACGAAATACCGCGAGGAGCTGAAAATCCAGCCCGCACGATTAAGAAAGCGCGTAGCTGAAACCTGAAGTGTATAAAGGTTAGAGGTAAACGCAGATCGTAAAACCATGGGATGGTGCTTCTGAGGGGACTACGAAATATGGCAGTTAGTTTTGAGGGGGCGCTTACATAAATGTCTTCACACACGTACTATGTTTTACGGGAGGGATACGCAGACCAAATCAAAGCGGGCACAAAGCCGCATCGGATTTCACCAGTTGATATGAGATTTAAGTGCTTCTTTGGAGCTACATTGGCAGTTAACCACAATACAAACATTGCATGGAAAGGAGAACGGCCATGCTAAAGAAAATATCTGCTCGTCATTTTGATCTGACAGATGAAATGAAAGCAACAGCGGAAAGCGAGATGGAGGGGCTGACCCGGTATTTCGAAAATATCATCTCCGCTGAACTGGTTCTCGACACCGAAAGACACCGGCGTCTCGCCGAATTGAAAGTGAAGGTTTATAAGGACGTGCTTACCGGCACGGCCGACACCGATGATATGTACAATTCGATTGCTCAGGCCGTTGACAAAGTAAAGGCCCAGCTCAAAAAGTACAAGGGCAAGCTCAAACACAAAGACCCCGAGCAGATTACGGAAACGATGGAGGTTCTGACCAAACCGACCACCGATGTTGATGGAGTTGACATTTAGACAATAAAGATACACAAGTTCTCAAAAGGCCCGTTTCGCAAGAGACGGGCCTTCTTTTTTTTGTAAAAGCAATGCAAACCGTTGCCTAATCTCAATAAGCTCCCATCACACCTGTTTTGCCGTCAAAACCCTGACATCGTGACCTTTCCTGTTGTAATTCAACAACTTAATGCGGCGACCTGCGAATTCGCCGGAATTGGCACGCTGCATTCTGTATAGGGTCATGTAAAGTACCTATTGGAAAGACTTAATCGAGGTAAACAAAATGGAACGCAATATTGAAATGATGCTTAGCAGCAACTCGGCTCTCTACCTGAGCACCCTTCTGGCGGCGGCGCTGTTCTTTCTGATGGTGGCTATTCGGGAAGTCAAGAAAGAGCATTACGAAGGCTTCATGTATTTCCCGCTGGCTCTGTTTTTCGGCGCCGTTCACGGTTTCGTCCTGTGGTATCTTCCGATTGACAGCCCGATGGCTACGGTGATGGCCAGATTCACGGTCTGGAACTGGGCCATATATATTCTTGCTCCGGCGCTGATCATGCTCTTTATCGTGCTCGGGATTTTCAATTTCCTGAGAATTGACACCCGGAGCGCTATGGTGAAGATATTCTTCGGTCTCACCCTGTTGTGCTACATGTTTATGCTGGGGATGGACTGGGCGCCCGATGTAAAGGGTATCATCACGCTGCTTTACTGCTGGGCGTGGTTTGAAGTTGAAATCGGGATGGCTACTTGAGAGAAGAAGGCCGGCGCTCGCTCAGTTGAGCATGAGCAAAGTAATGCCGCCAACAGTGATAACTGCACCCAGCCAGGCACGTAGAGAGACTTTCTCTTTGTAAAAGAAAATAACGAACGGAATTATCCAGATAGGGGTAGTCGAATTCAGAGTTGCGGCTATCCCTGCTTCTATATACTGCACCGCCACCAGCGACATCCACACCCCCATAAACGGCCCGAACATCGCCCCGCCAAAACTGAACGCCATCGCCTTCGCGTTTTTGACAGCCTTGATTGTATCGGGGATCCTGCCGCGAAGACCGGAGATCAACCAAATAACCGCCATCGCCGCCAGCATCCGGATAAACGCCGCCGGCATTGCCGGGACCGACTCTCCGGCGCTCAGCATGCCATACTTGGCGATGACCAGTCCCGTCCCCTGACCCATCCCGGCGATTATACCGAGAATCACCCCTCTGGCGAGATTACCGGAATCCGGGTGCCCCTGCTGTACATAGTTGCTGCTACGGTTCTTTCTTTCGAGCACCACCCAACTGATACCGAATATTGTCAGGGCGATACCCAGAAGGTCGTAGGGCCCGAGTTTTTCGCCCAACCAGAGCCAACCCAGTATAGTCGCGAAGATTGGCGCGCTGGAGTAGATGAGCATCATCAGGCGCGGGCCAATCATGACCATCGCCTTGAACCCGGCGCCATCGCCGATGACCAGTCCCACCACACCGGAGAGCCCCAGCCAGAAATATTGTTGTGAGGTCAGATTGGCGGGGAGGATTCTTCCGGTGGTGATGAGCAGGGCGACGCAGTAGATGGTGACCGCCATGATGAGGCGTATTTTGTTTACGTTGAACGAGCCGATAATCCGCCCGGCCTGGGTGAAGAAGATCGATGTAAAGGCCCAGCAGATGGCGGTGGTGATGGCCGCTATTTCGCCGAGGAATTCCATTGAGGCGGAATATAGGGGGCGCGGCTCACAGCGTCAACGGGAGTTTGCGGGGGGGGATGTAGAGAGTCGAGTTTACGCCTTGCTACGCTCGTCCGGAACGCCGATTTACCGGGGCTACCCAACCATGGGATTGCCGCGCTCCCTTAGGTCGCTCGCAATGACGCAAAAGGATGCTTTATCAACAAACCCCAAGCTGTGGGGCACCCAGGCTAGTGTATGGGGTTGCCAGCCTTGGTCCGGAACAAATGATACATGGAGTTGTTCAGTCCATATATATGCGCGACATTCTCCCCGAAGTCATTGGTCTTTGCTGGTTGACCGGAAATCACTGGCCTTCCGGGAGCCGCCGGGTCGCGATAGCCGCAACGAGGTCAACTAACAAGGAGATAATGATTTGAAGTTACGCAAAGAAGAGATGCCAATGGCCTTGGAATTGCCGGTCGCAAAATTCCGTGTTTCTGAAGCTGAAGACATGGCTATGGCCTATGTTGAGTTGGCGGCTGGTGCGGATGCCACGCCACTGCTTAAGGGTCTACCCGGTGATAAGTGCCAGTGCCCGCATTGGGGCTATATGCTCAAAGGGGCAATTCATGTTCACTATGCTGATGGAACCACGGAAGTCTGCAAAGCGGGTGAGATGTTCTACTGGCCCGCCGGGCACACCGTTCGGGTTGACGAAGATACCGCCTTCGTTGAATTTAGTCCAAGACTGGAGCTGAAGCATGTCTACGATCACATCGGTAAGAAACTAACAGCGGCGTCTTGACGAGCTGACATTTTGAGGAAAGCCCCCGCATCTGTGGGGGCTTTTTCACATCTGTGCTCGGAAACCCACGCAAAGGGTGGGGCATTCGGCCGTCAGAAGAGATGCGGTCAGGTTACAATTCCGCTGGCCGAATCAAGACCTGACCGAACAGAATAGTCGAGACCTACAGGAAAAAGGCGGGTTCGAAGACGGGTTCGCCCTACACAGGTCTTGTGCGTCAAGGGGCAGATGAGGATATCTGCCGCGCGCGAAATTAGGGGGAAGCGGGCTAGTGGTCAATGGGAGTTTGGGGGGGGACAGGGCGCGTACAGGATGTCGGGGTCACGTGCTGTCAGGTGTCCTCGCCTGACAGCTACCTTTAATATGTGATTGACAGGCGTGGTGCGATTTTAAATATTAAATCAGAAATTGAAGGTCTAAACTCATCGAAACGAGTAAGGAGTGTGACTCATGCCGAAAGACGACAGTAAACAGCAGGATTCTAACCAGAGCCAGCAGCCAACGCCGCTGCCGCAACAACCGGTCCCCAAGCCCAGTAGAAAGCCAATCATTAGCCAAGAGTGGGCTGAGAAGGGACTAACACCAGACTCGACTGGCAATCGCCCAAGCACCGGCAATCAGAAAGGCAGCGATTCCGGCAAAAAATAGGCCGTGGCACCAGCGCAATTGCTGGGCCTTCTTCTCAGAAACGATCCGTAGCACTGCGATCGACACGCCCAAACCTGCGGCGCAGTAGCCTAGGCACTTATCCCGGTCGTCGTAGTGACCTGCCACTTTGGTCGCGTCTTGTACTGACGCGCCGAACGTGTGCGGGTGTGGCAGCAGCGCACGGAAGGCAGCGAGAATAGCGGCCAAGATGCACATCACGCCGAACGCAACGATCACTAGTTCCGGTTTTCTCACCGATATTTCAGATGCTGCAAGAGACGCCAACCCGACGCCCAAGATTCCCGACCCCGGACCTAAGTAGCGCACCATGCTTTCCGCTTTGGCATCGAGGGTATCAAGGCTCCTATCGGCCATTTCGAACGTGCGGATCGCGTACTCATATACCCATTCATATGAGCGATTGTCAAGTGGTTCAAAGGAGCGCATGAACTCGTCGGCCCGAGCGTAGCGAGGGTCCGCCTCAATCGTCTTTTGGTCTAACGGTTTTAGTAAGCTCATCTGACATGTCCTCTCGTCTGCTCACAAGTAACCTACTGCGATACTGCGCGTCAATCACAAGTGCACAAAACCGGTAACCCACCCGCCGATGGCAGGCGGTGGGGTCCTCTCAATTTGGTACTGACCTGAAACTCGCCCAGGGGGTGTGCCACCCCCGGTCTACTGAGCTCAGGATGATCGGAGTTGATTCAACTTTTCCAGAACTTCCTTTCGAGAGTAGATACTCGGTACACCCGGGCGTCTTCTACGTAAATGTTCCCCAAAGTAACGGGATGCGGTATTCTTGCGCCCGAGGTCCCGATAGCATAGCGCCAATCGATATCGGCAATCATTCACCAGCGATTCCGTCCACCGGGCGCTTTCCCAACAATTCCCATAGCTGCGTCTACGAGAGCCTCGTTGGATCAGGGTTCTGTAAATTTGAATAGCCCGCGCTCTCCTGCCAAGCATTTCAAGAGTTCCCGCGTGGTTCCAGAGAACCAGTGGGCAATTGGGCGTCGTCTTGAGCGCAGCCTTAGAGATCTCGAGCGCCTTAGCATATTTTCGTTGCTCGTAATATGTCAGGGCAAGATTTGTCAACAGCCAGTGGCTATCTGGTTGTTTTCTCAGTAGATCACGGATGATGCCTCTCGCCTCGGGCCACTTCTCGTGCTCTAAGTAGCTGTCCAATAGAGCCGCTCTATCGTCTTTCATTTCCCTCATACCTTTCAAGCCGGTAATCCCTCCGCTTGCGGTCTAATTGCTGCGCCGGGGCAGCTATCATCATACATCTCGGAAATCGTCGCACGTACACCTCCCGCTCTATAGGCGTTACCTCAATGAAGAAGATGAGGAGTAATTTGTCAAGTTTAGGTTGTCGGGTTCGTTTAGTTTGGGTATAGAGGCGGCTGTCTGCTTGTGGGTAAGGATCCAACAGCAATCAGTTGGGTAGCCGTCTCTTTGTGGTGCGAGATTACAGAAGATGGCAGGACCTTTCCGCCTTCGGCGAAAACCCTGCCGGGCCCGCCACAGGCGGATTGGGAAACAGGGGTCACTGCCCTACAAGAAAAAGGCGGGTTCGATTAGGAACCCGCCTGGAGAAGCTATCTGTGCATCTATCAGTTCTCTCAAATAAAGCCGTACAAACGCAACCATCGTCAACCCCATTTAACCACGCTCGTGCGGAAGAATAC harbors:
- a CDS encoding HNH endonuclease — translated: MKFWVGVTDNNWFGFLADLKPDEVNFWRPSGKTFGVIDTGAPFLFKLHSPLDFIVGGGFFVRSYTLPLTLAWDAFHSKNGAPDIQSLRSLIQGHRPNIGFNPEIGCIILNEPFFFPRDLWIKIPASWKSNIVSGKKYNTTETDGRELWKQVEEKIIQLRIEQPGIGQTSLALPETPAYGQEYLTRARLGQGAFRILVTDAYHRRCSITGERTLPVLQASHIKPLSQEGPNRTDNGLLLRSDLHILFDKGYMTVTPDYRVEVSRRIREEFNNGKLYYPLHGNFIQNLPDDPGDHPDKEFLRWHNEEVYVG
- a CDS encoding sugar phosphate nucleotidyltransferase; translated protein: MQAVILAGGKGTRLQPYTTEIPKPLVPLGGKPIIEILLGRMKKHGVTDVVISVNHLAHLIAAVLDDGKRLGLNITYSLEDQPLSTVAPLKLIKRLDDNFIVANGDILTDLDFKTLYDYHLKNGAVLTVATHRRLNKIDYGVIKAGPDRMVTAFEEKPVYDFTVSMGVYVFSREVLKFVPDGEPFGFDHLMLKLLDQKQRIATYPFDGYWMDIGRPDDYDQAKLDIQSNPGLSE
- a CDS encoding NAD(P)-dependent oxidoreductase, which translates into the protein MTDSNKSILVTGGAGYIGSVLTGLLLNRGYKVRVIDKLKFGGASLIPYLPHPKFEFITGDICRQDDLKPALEHIDAVVHLAAVVGDPACAKFPEEAERTNKDGSELLARLAIKEGVERFVFASTCSNYGKMDDPDGFVDESSPLRPVSLYAELKVGFEQYLMKLIQKGFTPVILRFATAYGLSPRPRFDLTVNEFTRDLALGKKLEIYGEKFWRPYCHTIDLARAVIAALDAASDKVSKKAFNVGSTSENYQKKTLAKMILKELPDAKDLVSYVHRDEDPRDYRVNFERIKTDLAFETTKTVPDGIKELVFAIKSGLIDNPDSPAYRNL
- the lptB gene encoding LPS export ABC transporter ATP-binding protein, with protein sequence MTTLESKNLRKYYRKRAVVDEVSIVVNPGEVVGLLGPNGAGKTTTFYMIIGFIRPDGGDVFLGDRNLSHLPMYRRATLGIGYLAQEASVFRKMTVEENIMSILQFRRMKRKERRERLEELLNELDISHLRKSKAYTLSGGERRRVEITRALVNDPKFILLDEPFAGIDPIAVEDIQKIIGRLVERGLGVLITDHNVRETLSICDRAYIMCDGKILKAGTSEFLANDAEARKIYLGEKFKLN
- the rpoN gene encoding RNA polymerase factor sigma-54, yielding MKLGLQLRLKQTLAPQLIQSLKMLQMPILKLEQTIRHELAINPLLEEIEELDLEQEKPEEQESEFEVAEAEKDKEKEDKFEWEEFLFDDEEGYKVREQREERDTPFESAGNTEPSLYAHLAEQLSLLKLSEEENLIGEYIIGNISPEGYLTISVPEMAAELDLDASKIEAVLKIIQRFDPTGVGARDLRESLMRQLEEKGLEGSLAYRIVDEHIHELDRKSILQVAKLMNVSVEKAQQAMNVIKQLSPTPTHGRFDSGAMPVIPDLVVERYGDEYVVFHNDSYMPRLRINAGYKELIRRGNNSSKDTKQYIKQKLEQARWLLNAINQRRTTMINVMEAIIEEQSEFFEQGPAFLKPMIMEQIAQKVNMNVATISRVSNGKYVQTPFGVYEIKYFFNSGISMADGEDMSKRSVKQRIEEIIKAEPPDKPLSDQEIYRMLNGEGIKLARRTVTKYREELKIQPARLRKRVAET
- the raiA gene encoding ribosome-associated translation inhibitor RaiA is translated as MLKKISARHFDLTDEMKATAESEMEGLTRYFENIISAELVLDTERHRRLAELKVKVYKDVLTGTADTDDMYNSIAQAVDKVKAQLKKYKGKLKHKDPEQITETMEVLTKPTTDVDGVDI
- a CDS encoding DMT family transporter; this encodes MEFLGEIAAITTAICWAFTSIFFTQAGRIIGSFNVNKIRLIMAVTIYCVALLITTGRILPANLTSQQYFWLGLSGVVGLVIGDGAGFKAMVMIGPRLMMLIYSSAPIFATILGWLWLGEKLGPYDLLGIALTIFGISWVVLERKNRSSNYVQQGHPDSGNLARGVILGIIAGMGQGTGLVIAKYGMLSAGESVPAMPAAFIRMLAAMAVIWLISGLRGRIPDTIKAVKNAKAMAFSFGGAMFGPFMGVWMSLVAVQYIEAGIAATLNSTTPIWIIPFVIFFYKEKVSLRAWLGAVITVGGITLLMLN
- a CDS encoding cupin domain-containing protein, which produces MKLRKEEMPMALELPVAKFRVSEAEDMAMAYVELAAGADATPLLKGLPGDKCQCPHWGYMLKGAIHVHYADGTTEVCKAGEMFYWPAGHTVRVDEDTAFVEFSPRLELKHVYDHIGKKLTAAS
- a CDS encoding tetratricopeptide repeat protein, with amino-acid sequence MREMKDDRAALLDSYLEHEKWPEARGIIRDLLRKQPDSHWLLTNLALTYYEQRKYAKALEISKAALKTTPNCPLVLWNHAGTLEMLGRRARAIQIYRTLIQRGSRRRSYGNCWESARWTESLVNDCRYRLALCYRDLGRKNTASRYFGEHLRRRRPGVPSIYSRKEVLEKLNQLRSS